A single genomic interval of Halorubrum aethiopicum harbors:
- a CDS encoding tryptophan--tRNA ligase: MNEDTPRTDGGTERADGEPSEDVALDPWGSASVGDYADLFAEFGIEAFDDVADDVVDPHYLMRRGVIFGHREYDAVAEAMANGEPFAALSGFMPTGDPHIGHKLVFDELIWHQRRGGDVFGLIADLEAHSARGMSWDEIDEHARSYLLSLLALGFDPEEGELYRQSDNRAVQDLGFELGSKANFSEFEAIYGFDGETNISHMQSVVTQTADILYPQLVDEPKPTVIPVGPDQDPHVRLTRDLATRMRYFKVTEAFASFELDDEERTLVRAAYDALAGGDDGAAGDEADDSDVRCEDAAAWLADYEPPEVDAEAVDLEEAKTSALDKLRAGGKEPLRPRVRFLDRNATDEAFEALIEAIAGEKRVFEGHVDAFEMTREAAESLAREVEIDHDGFGFRQPSSIYHRFMTGLTGGKMSSSIPASHISLLDDPEDGYDKVRSATTGGRDTAEKQRELGGEADECPVYELYAYLLAGDDDGLATEVYSECVNGERLCGGCKEQAAELMREFLSEHQEKRAEAEELLEDLDIDLDSDRRGTGGEH; encoded by the coding sequence ATGAACGAGGACACCCCCCGCACGGACGGCGGGACCGAGCGCGCCGACGGCGAGCCGAGCGAGGACGTCGCGCTCGACCCGTGGGGGTCGGCGTCGGTCGGCGACTACGCCGACCTGTTCGCCGAGTTCGGCATCGAGGCGTTCGACGACGTCGCCGACGACGTGGTCGACCCGCACTACCTGATGCGCCGCGGCGTCATCTTCGGCCACCGCGAGTACGACGCGGTCGCGGAGGCGATGGCGAACGGCGAGCCGTTCGCCGCGCTCTCGGGGTTCATGCCCACCGGCGACCCGCACATCGGCCACAAGCTCGTGTTCGACGAGCTGATCTGGCACCAACGGCGGGGCGGCGACGTGTTCGGGCTGATCGCCGACCTCGAGGCCCACTCGGCCCGCGGGATGTCCTGGGACGAGATCGACGAGCACGCTCGGAGCTACCTCCTCTCGCTTCTCGCGCTCGGGTTCGATCCCGAGGAGGGCGAGCTCTACCGGCAGTCCGACAACCGCGCGGTCCAGGACCTCGGCTTCGAGCTGGGGTCGAAGGCGAACTTCTCGGAGTTCGAGGCGATCTACGGCTTCGACGGCGAGACGAACATCTCGCACATGCAGAGCGTCGTCACCCAGACCGCGGACATCCTCTACCCGCAGCTGGTCGACGAGCCGAAACCCACCGTGATCCCGGTCGGCCCCGACCAGGACCCGCACGTCCGGCTCACGCGCGACCTGGCGACGCGGATGCGCTACTTCAAGGTGACCGAGGCGTTCGCGAGCTTCGAGCTCGACGACGAGGAGCGGACGCTGGTGCGGGCCGCCTACGACGCGCTGGCGGGCGGCGACGACGGCGCGGCCGGCGACGAGGCGGACGACTCCGACGTGCGCTGTGAGGACGCCGCCGCGTGGCTCGCCGACTACGAGCCGCCCGAGGTCGACGCCGAGGCGGTCGACCTCGAGGAGGCAAAGACGAGCGCCCTCGACAAGCTCCGCGCGGGCGGCAAGGAGCCGCTCCGCCCGCGCGTCCGCTTCCTCGACCGCAACGCCACCGACGAGGCGTTCGAGGCGCTGATCGAGGCGATAGCGGGCGAAAAGCGCGTCTTCGAGGGCCACGTCGACGCGTTCGAGATGACGCGCGAGGCGGCCGAGTCGCTGGCGCGGGAGGTGGAGATCGACCACGACGGCTTCGGCTTCCGCCAGCCCTCCTCGATATACCACCGCTTCATGACCGGGCTCACCGGCGGGAAGATGTCCTCGTCGATCCCGGCGAGTCACATCTCGCTCCTGGACGACCCCGAGGACGGCTACGACAAGGTGCGGTCGGCGACGACCGGCGGACGCGACACGGCCGAGAAGCAGCGCGAACTGGGCGGCGAGGCCGACGAGTGCCCCGTCTACGAGCTGTACGCCTACCTGCTCGCGGGCGACGACGACGGGCTCGCGACGGAGGTGTACTCCGAGTGCGTCAACGGCGAGCGGCTCTGTGGCGGCTGTAAGGAGCAGGCGGCCGAACTGATGCGCGAGTTCCTCTCGGAGCACCAGGAGAAACGCGCGGAGGCCGAGGAACTCCTCGAGGATCTCGACATCGACCTCGACTCCGACCGGCGCGGGACGGGCGGCGAGCACTGA
- a CDS encoding universal stress protein, with protein sequence MTPDHVLVPLDGSPLAAEALAHALATFDCPVTVLNVVTPLDAGMTEGGVLEPDGEREREAAERAERLVADARERAAAADRPVETTVETGDPAETILAYVADHDVDHVVMGGHGGERGSIARRLLGTIASTVVGEAPVTVTVVR encoded by the coding sequence ATGACCCCCGACCACGTGCTCGTTCCCCTCGACGGCTCGCCGCTGGCCGCGGAGGCGCTGGCGCACGCGCTCGCGACCTTCGACTGCCCGGTGACGGTGCTGAACGTCGTCACCCCGCTGGACGCCGGCATGACCGAGGGCGGCGTGCTGGAGCCGGACGGGGAACGCGAGCGGGAGGCAGCAGAGCGCGCGGAGCGGCTGGTCGCGGACGCCCGCGAGCGGGCCGCCGCCGCGGACCGACCCGTCGAGACGACGGTCGAGACCGGCGACCCGGCGGAGACGATCCTCGCGTACGTCGCGGACCACGACGTCGACCACGTCGTGATGGGCGGCCACGGCGGCGAGCGCGGCTCGATCGCCCGGCGGCTCCTGGGGACGATCGCGAGCACGGTCGTGGGGGAGGCCCCCGTCACCGTCACCGTCGTCCGGTGA